The Mycteria americana isolate JAX WOST 10 ecotype Jacksonville Zoo and Gardens unplaced genomic scaffold, USCA_MyAme_1.0 Scaffold_39, whole genome shotgun sequence genomic interval AAGtggccaaagcacaggaggttcccaagatgaatttgaaatcacttctgaagaggcgtgagcaggctattgctgctgagaaagagctgattgaatcagcttcttgaatgtgtctttaagctcctggttcctcatgctgtagatgagggggttcacagctggaggcactactgagtacagaactgccaccaccatatccagcattggggaggagatggaggggggcttcagggaggcaaccatgacagtgctaataaacaaagagaccacggccaggtgagggaggcacatggaaaaggctttgtgtcgtccctgctcagaggggatcttcagcactgccctgaagatctgcacataggacagcacaatgaaaagaaaacacacaaaatccacgaatatactaaccacaataacccacacttcccagaggtaagcatctgagcaggagagcttgaggatctgggggatttcacagaagaactggtccagggcattgccttggcagagaggtattgaaaatgtattggcagtgtgcagcacagcatagaggaaaccactgccccaggcagctgctgccatgtggacacaagttctgctgcccacgagggtcccatagtgcaggggtttgcagatggccatatagcggtcataggacatgatggtgaggagagaaaactctgctgaaatgaaaaagacaaacagaaagacctgtgcagcacatcccaggtaggagatggccttgctgtcccacagggaattggccatggctttggggacagtggtggaaatggaggccaggtcgaggagggagaggttgagaaggaagaagtacatggggctgtggaggtggtggttgcagactacagcggtgatgatgagtccattgcccaggagggcagccaggtagatgcccaggaagagccagaagtgcaagagctgcagctcccgtgtgtccatgaaTGCCAGGAGAAGGAACTCGGTGATAGAGCTGGCATTGGATGtttgctgcctccaggcatggggacccgtgcaaagaggaaaagtcattgacaagttaggggagacttttctgagcaaaaccaaagccattcCCTGCAGACTCTGCTCTTGCTACACACCTCACCCCCacatttccctttcctaggacaccttccttcagctccatggctgaagctctggtttggtgctggttgaatgtgccatgaggagctgggcctctggccactggctgctgaggtgtcagccctgctctgcagcagtgagttcatgggaatggtggaagcagcggccagtcctggtgttcaactttGTCAGATGAATCCACCCATAAAAGAAGGGCTTGTCAACATCtgaatcccagtgctaaggaatgaagattgcagaaagcagactgaaatttgttgtgttgtttggttttttttttaaatttgggggaaatttttatattattccccccatctgatttgaggattgtactgggatgtcctagtatttctgttgccctcagggagaactgagtgaatcctgcaaggcaagaggattgccattGGATTAGAGCAGTTGAGGGGacctggtctgtccttcagaccgagatgccttgggcttgcacctttctgagactgagggcgatcacactgctctgtttgcgtgaaaagccagcagacactgctgagagcagagggatccactgcagactgctaaatgtctcaccctttctcaacatctcagcaacccacttctagccaaggacacacatggctcatttcaccaacccaacagcatttccttggtcatagcagcactgtgcttataGATGGGGCTTTCAGATGCTACACAAAGATGCTATGGAACAGATTTGCATTCttgagggcagctcacagcatggaaagataCCAAAAGGAGATCCGTAAGTTTTTTCATGATGGTATGTcactaagggaaaaccagctcattccccagccccacaggctgcattgcccacagcctcacagatgagaggaaagctgggacacttgttcccatggacacacctgcacaaaaggacccacaagatcagtgtgtgactctgcagctgaaactcccatccccagagagcctgacagcaagaacaggataacaacagcaataacacagacaagtggagaaacaaggaaaaatacagtgagggtctggctgagagaggcgaggggagaggcagccgggcactcaggacagcgttgccCTTACCCAGCTGTGCACGCCACCTCCCAGACTCCAACATTGCCAGGCAGTTGGtgtcagcccctgtgctctgcagagggaagtgggcatgtggctggagagctgcagcacggctctgctggagctgtggttgcagaggaggtggttcatgccttggaccccacagccctgagggcagaggctttgctgggtgggagaggaggcaagggggcttgctcagaggaaggggtctgtgatggaggggatgttacggagttttctgaattctccttctacaacaaatctggtttaagtttcctctccttccctgatcgtaaccctgctgcctggagattttcctcctgggaagtgaTTCCCTGGgccatgtcttttccctgtcagcactcacagaccccatcccaacctctgtgcactcaccTTGGCCccacagaaacctgcctgtttgcagggcactgcctgggcacgTGTTCCTCTTTGGAGGTTCAAAAGGGCTGGTGAGAACAGCCCTGACGGGTCCAGCAAACGTGATGCTGGttctgtccataggcagaggagtggctgaaggcagtTTAGGAGGCTATTAGCAGACCTGCTGACCCCGCAAAGTTACAGCTCAGAAGTCTCAAGGACTTGTCCAAGCTTGAcaggtccttttctatttctctttcctgcccctacccctgctcctgttccctgccctccaagTAGGAAACTGACAATAGACTCAGGAAGTCTCTTTCTAGGAAACTctgccttgaccttcctcttgaaacacccccttggaagtttcctagtggtgatctggagctgtgagcagccctgagtgaCGCAGCAGACAGATCCTGCCCTGCCAGAAGttgttccttccacc includes:
- the LOC142403606 gene encoding olfactory receptor 14A16-like — translated: MGQEMLIFRPNSVSEQRNATAGTKCLTPAERGNIKEHVPRQCPANRQVSVGPRAQGLTPTAWQCWSLGGGVHSWQTSNASSITEFLLLAFMDTRELQLLHFWLFLGIYLAALLGNGLIITAVVCNHHLHSPMYFFLLNLSLLDLASISTTVPKAMANSLWDSKAISYLGCAAQVFLFVFFISAEFSLLTIMSYDRYMAICKPLHYGTLVGSRTCVHMAAAAWGSGFLYAVLHTANTFSIPLCQGNALDQFFCEIPQILKLSCSDAYLWEVWVIVVSIFVDFVCFLFIVLSYVQIFRAVLKIPSEQGRHKAFSMCLPHLAVVSLFISTVMVASLKPPSISSPMLDMVVAVLYSVVPPAVNPLIYSMRNQELKDTFKKLIQSALSQQQ